A single window of Hippocampus zosterae strain Florida chromosome 15, ASM2543408v3, whole genome shotgun sequence DNA harbors:
- the ift57 gene encoding intraflagellar transport protein 57 homolog isoform X1, with product MAENGRRGWEDEERGPGALHHGFVLMEALLEKLKILNCDQELLEKHNMKPLSRHYFVSSPYLAANPGEQFYVFTIMAAWLINSMGRSFTRPQEDDEPTATSANILAELRALGVKVDFPPSKLKSGSGEHVCFVLNALAEHVLKRRGFSFKRPNYPTETTEEESVMDDHAELMLNETDHIVEEDDEDEDNLVDLEALTLQSTLREAAAVAASKPDEIMRSTLDVAKWNLEVERVLPLLKVTIRTDNKDWRVHVDQMHQHQEAIKSSLHEAKGYIGKLEEDISRTLEKVSSREKYMNKQLEGIISEHRAAQAKLSEVRELYQRASGGVAQRTRLLAELSEELEKVKQEMEERGSSMSDGGIFSSFGSAEDTMQTCVNMGATSWEASAHTMWNHPSAKNLYQYQKNGGADRPTEVPGQDGRYYKNVSRVPQTTFSAVPQELFNDKIGQKSSMWTTGGVAQRETVPFRNPTSPSWNPSGVVYGHDVVPEHQMHWSRFYQNPPPPYPQNRITISGQSFPGVNKNQTPWQQPNTRPIFQKALPFHPRKFDQEETRWPILKRLSQTIDAETQMPDRVPRTTQVRMPVTSTRKHAQYSLYSSLHTVQGPRSPRTVCTASPEALHVAGDSLQRSAPDNGSHSHHLTPMANITQPQNPDPLELLTTATSSQSCSALQTVANVPPVSNGRPGLFDRLLATARDFFGQTDTCADNIVGGAASPVRNQQDHNFTQPFQPEEVESREDNQSKTPIGVQLQCVPTRNWTREELAVLVRDTHQAQAKSHESSVRFDSKEILNTFWKDPRLFLDNLRTGWYNKVMAESSDFCNEHLTLKTPVLSEAKCDLKLSGLQVLQDGEVYSVPAYSSFWRNINQQLDDIDKEFGVAGDFLHHSRFPAPLSPSSPGTAEGLSPEAKPASPEEEPREQEKGDQKLQRAQEPKMDSAASVSPSADPDDVYSFVIEVLPQEQAKAIYESLNHADEAPTKGDLKGSTKPETSVDKGDSERGKDQSIIELESFCEQSKDDLSGFSYSPKKEMVQNDLDDMAWGITWEDLDFLLGVDAGDKPVDSYHSQDASPPIEQKKDQEMENYATQDFQASEKVIQQDDQQMGNVCQQDGGELVKISQQNDQEMANVCQQDGGELVKIVQQNDHEMANVCQQDDRELAKIIQQNDHEMANVCQQDADKLVKIVQQNDHEMANVCQQDADKLVKIVQQNDHEMANVCQQDADKLVKIVQQNDHEMANVCQQDGGELVKIIQQNDHKTANVCKQDGDELVKIVQQNYHETANVCKQDGGELVKIVQQNDNEMANVCQQDDRELAKVSQQEHEQETIKVPQKDDNQEMANVSQQNFVQEMTNVCRPVLVSPSKVSSEMWPVQGHRGHVKMIPTKLYQGERTLCIADKCLASAKTKRKRTKQSSMNIPCRKKLITKLQRKDVSKHGKETLPENHEMPVELVLFGSARRKSNYTPAHHAPEVLSLSPKGRTSIKQRIYEEWCLPPTKIDGKSKYKSQRKSYTDLSRKQPPLPILTFGKDKCRMSLTLNKRRSRLERPKDAEALKQADDVMLRTATKCHIGKRHRVSERTPWDHQLRLVAKGTFAGTTAATWGTGSN from the exons ATGGCGGAGAACGGTCGCCGCGGCTGGGAGGATGAGGAACGCGGACCGGGAGCTCTTCATCATGGCTTCGTTCTCATGGAGGCGCTCTTGGAGAAGCTGAAAATATTAAACTGTGaccaggagctgctggaaaaacacaacatgaaGCCCCTATCCAG ACattactttgtgtccagccctTACCTGGCAGCCAATCCGGGCGAGCAGTTTTACGTATTCACCATCATGGCCGCCTGGCTCATCAACAGCATGGGCAGAAGCTTCACCAGACCTCAGGAGGACGACGAGCCCACCGCAACCAGCGCCAACATCCTGGCTGAGCTCAGGGCCCTC GGTGTGAAGGTGGACTTCCCGCCATCCAAGCTGAAGTCTGGTTCAGGCGAGCACGTATGCTTCGTATTGAACGCGCTAGCAGAACACGTACTCAAGAGGCGAGGATTCTCCTTTAAAAG ACCAAACTACCCAACCGAAACCACAGAAGAAGAATCAGTGATGGACGACCATGCAGAACTCATGCTCAACGAGACGGATCACATCGTT GAGGAGGACGATGAAGATGAAGACAACCTGGTGGACTTGGAGGCGCTCACCCTGCAGAGCACGCTTCGA gaagcggcggcggtggcggcgtccAAACCTGATGAGATCATGCGCTCCACGCTGGACGTGGCCAAGTGGAACCTGGAAGTAGAAAGGGTCCTACCGCTCCTCAAAGTCACCATCAGGACCGACAACAAG GACTGGAGGGTTCACGTGGACCAGATGCATCAGCACCAGGAGGCCATCAAGTCCTCGCTCCATGAGGCGAAG GGCTACATTGGCAAGCTAGAGGAGGACATCAGCAGGACATTGGAAAAAGTGTCCAGTCGAGAGAAGTACATGAACAAGCAACTGGAAGGCATCATCAGCGAACATCGCGCCGCTCAGGCCAAGCTCAGCGAG GTCAGGGAGCTCTACCAACGCGCCAGCGGGGGCGTGGCCCAAAGGACGCGACTTCTGGCTGAG CTGAGTGAAGAGTTGGAGAAGGTGAAACAAGAGATGGAGGAGCGAGGCAGCAGCATGTCAGATGGAG GGATTTTCTCTTCATTCGGCTCAGCTGAGGACACGATGCAGACTTGTGTAAATATGGGCGCCACCTCATGGGAGGCCTCAGCACACACAATGTGGAACCATCCCAGCGCAAAGAACCTGTACCAATACCAGAAAAATGGTGGTGCCGATCGGCCGACGGAAGTTCCTGGTCAAGACGGCAGATACTACAAGAATGTGTCGCGTGTCCCTCAGACTACCTTCTCCGCTGTTCCACAAGAACTAtttaatgacaaaataggccagaAATCGTCGATGTGGACCACAGGAGGCGTTGCCCAGAGAGAAACTGTACCCTTCAGGAACCCAACCTCTCCATCGTGGAACCCATCAGGAGTGGTCTATGGCCATGATGTTGTACCTGAGCACCAAATGCATTGGAGTAGATTTTACCAGAATCCGCCACCACCATATCCACAGAACCGAATAACAATCAGTGGGCAGAGTTTTCCTGGCGTCAACAAAAATCAGACACCTTGGCAACAGCCAAACACCAGGCCCATATTCCAGAAAGCTTTGCCGTTTCACCCCAGAAAGTTCGATCAAGAGGAAACACGATGGCCGATTCTAAAACGTCTCAGTCAAACAATAGACGCGGAAACACAGATGCCAGATAGGGTGCCACGGACTACACAAGTTAGGATGCCAGTGACATCAACAAGGAAGCACGCACAATACTCTCTGTATTCATCACTTCACACAGTACAGGGTCCTCGATCACCTCGGACCGTCTGCACCGCAAGTCCGGAAGCGTTGCATGTTGCTGGAGATTCGTTACAACGAAGCGCGCCTGACAACGGAAGCCACTCCCATCACCTGACACCAATGGCAAATATTACGCAGCCACAAAATCCTGACCCACTTGAACTCCTCACAACTGCCACCTCGTCACAGAGTTGCTCAGCTCTGCAAACGGTTGCCAACGTGCCACCTGTGTCAAATGGAAGGCCAGGGCTTTTTGACCGGCTTCTGGCAACTGCACGTGATTTCTTTGGCCAGACGGACACGTGTGCAGATAATATAGTGGGTGGGGCAGCAAGCCCTGTTCGGAACCAACAGGACCACAATTTTACACAACCTTTCCAGCCAGAAGAAGTTGAGAGCCGAGAAGATAATCAAAGTAAGACGCCAATCGGTGTTCAACTGCAGTGTGTCCCAACAAGGAATTGGACTCGAGAAGAATTAGCGGTACTTGTCAGGGACACCCATCAAGCCCAGGCAAAGTCTCACGAGTCCTCAGTCCGGTTTGATTCTAAAGAAATACTCAACACGTTCTGGAAAGATCCAAGATTATTTTTAGACAACCTCAGGACAGGCTGGTACAATAAGGTCATGGCAGAGTCGAGTGATTTCTGCAATGAGCACTTGACTCTGAAGACTCCGGTGCTGTCAGAAGCCAAGTGCGACTTGAAACTCAGCGGCCTTCAGGTGTTGCAAGATGGCGAAGTCTACTCTGTACCGGCATACTCCTCCTTCTGGCGGAATATCAACCAACAGCTTGATGACATTGATAAGGAATTTGGCGTGGCGGGTGACTTTCTTCATCACTCCCGTTTTCCAGCGCCGCTTTCGCCCTCTTCACCCGGGACAGCTGAGGGTCTTTCACCAGAGGCCAAACCCGCCTCCCCGGAAGAAGAGCCACGAGAACAggaaaaaggagatcaaaaacTGCAACGGGCTCAAGAGCCCAAGATGGACTCTGCTGCATCTGTGTCTCCCAGTGCAGATCCAGACGACGTCTACTCATTCGTCATTGAAGTTCTGCCCCAAGAGCAAGCCAAAGCCATCTACGAGAGTTTGAATCACGCAGATGAAGCTCCTACCAAGGGGGACCTGAAAGGCTCCACAAAGCCTGAAACAAGTGTAGACAAAGGTGACTCTGAACGAGGAAAGGATCAGTCTATCATCGAGTTGGAGTCTTTCTGTGAACAGTCGAAAGATGACCTTTCTGGTTTCAGTTattccccaaaaaaagagatggTGCAGAATGATTTGGATGATATGGCATGGGGAATCACCTGGGAAGATCTTGACTTCCTCCTTGGTGTGGATGCTGGCGACAAGCCTGTGGATTCCTATCATTCCCAGGATGCTTCTCCACCAATAGAACAAAAAAAGGATCAAGAGATGGAAAATTATGCCACACAGGATTTCCAAGCGTCGGAAAAGGTTATCCAACAAGATGACCAACAGATGGGAAATGTCTGCCAACAAGATGGCGGCGAGTTGGTAAAGATCTCCCAACAAAATGACCAAGAGATGGCAAATGTCTGCCAACAAGATGGCGGCGAGCTGGTAAAGATTGTCCAACAAAATGACCACGAGATGGCAAATGTCTGCCAACAAGATGACAGAGAATTGGCAAAGATTATCCAACAAAATGACCACGAGATGGCAAATGTCTGCCAACAAGATGCCGACAAGTTGGTAAAGATTGTCCAACAAAATGACCACGAGATGGCAAATGTCTGCCAACAAGATGCCGACAAGTTGGTAAAGATTGTCCAACAAAATGACCACGAGATGGCAAATGTCTGCCAACAAGATGCCGACAAGTTGGTAAAGATTGTCCAACAAAATGACCACGAGATGGCAAATGTCTGCCAACAAGATGGCGGCGAGCTGGTAAAGATTATCCAACAAAATGACCACAAGACGGCAAATGTCTGCAAACAAGATGGCGACGAGTTGGTAAAGATCGTCCAACAAAATTACCACGAGACGGCAAATGTCTGCAAACAAGATGGCGGTGAGTTGGTAAAGATCGTCCAACAAAATGACAATGAGATGGCAAATGTCTGCCAACAAGATGACAGAGAACTGGCAAAGGTCTCCCAACAAGAACATGAGCAAGAGACAATAAAGGTTCCCCAAAAAGATGACAACCAAGAGATGGCAAACGTTTCACAACAAAACTTTGTCCAAGAAATGACAAATGTCTGCCGGCCAGTCTTAGTTTCACCATCCAAGGTTTCTTCTGAAATGTGGCCAGTCCAGGGTCACCGTGGCCATGTGAAAATGATCCCCACCAAACTATACCAAGGCGAGAGGACGCTCTGCATTGCGGACAAATGTTTAGCCTCCGCAAAGACAAAGCGCAAAAGAACCAAGCAGTCCAGCATGAACATTCCCTGCCGGAAGAAGCTGATAACGAAACTTCAACGTAAAGATGTCAGCAAACACGGCAAAGAAACTCTGCCGGAAAACCACGAGATGCCTGTGGAGCTGGTCCTCTTTGGCTCAGCCAGACGCAAATCTAATTACACTCCGGCCCATCACGCGCCAGAGGTTCTGAGCTTGTCTCCCAAAGGAAGGACTTCGATCAAACAGCGGATCTACGAAGAATGGTGTCTACCTCCCACCAAAATTGACGGCAAAAGCAAATACAAATCTCAGAGGAAGTCTTACACGGACCTGTCCAGAAAACAGCCCCCTTTGCCCATCTTGACATTCGGCAAAGACAAATGCAGAATGTCTCTGACGCTGAACAAAAGAAGGTCCAGGCTGGAAAGACCCAAGGATGCCGAGGCACTCAAACAAGCTGATGATGTGATGCTGAGGACCGCCACCAAGTGTCATATCG GCAAACGTCATCGGGTGAGCGAAAGAACACCCTGGGACCACCAACTTCGCTTGGTTGCCAAGGGGACATTTGCCGGAACAACAGCAGCCACCTGGGGGACGG GCTCAAATTGA
- the ift57 gene encoding intraflagellar transport protein 57 homolog isoform X4: MAENGRRGWEDEERGPGALHHGFVLMEALLEKLKILNCDQELLEKHNMKPLSRHYFVSSPYLAANPGEQFYVFTIMAAWLINSMGRSFTRPQEDDEPTATSANILAELRALGVKVDFPPSKLKSGSGEHVCFVLNALAEHVLKRRGFSFKRPNYPTETTEEESVMDDHAELMLNETDHIVEEDDEDEDNLVDLEALTLQSTLREAAAVAASKPDEIMRSTLDVAKWNLEVERVLPLLKVTIRTDNKDWRVHVDQMHQHQEAIKSSLHEAKGYIGKLEEDISRTLEKVSSREKYMNKQLEGIISEHRAAQAKLSEVRELYQRASGGVAQRTRLLAELSEELEKVKQEMEERGSSMSDGGKRHRVSERTPWDHQLRLVAKGTFAGTTAATWGTGSN; encoded by the exons ATGGCGGAGAACGGTCGCCGCGGCTGGGAGGATGAGGAACGCGGACCGGGAGCTCTTCATCATGGCTTCGTTCTCATGGAGGCGCTCTTGGAGAAGCTGAAAATATTAAACTGTGaccaggagctgctggaaaaacacaacatgaaGCCCCTATCCAG ACattactttgtgtccagccctTACCTGGCAGCCAATCCGGGCGAGCAGTTTTACGTATTCACCATCATGGCCGCCTGGCTCATCAACAGCATGGGCAGAAGCTTCACCAGACCTCAGGAGGACGACGAGCCCACCGCAACCAGCGCCAACATCCTGGCTGAGCTCAGGGCCCTC GGTGTGAAGGTGGACTTCCCGCCATCCAAGCTGAAGTCTGGTTCAGGCGAGCACGTATGCTTCGTATTGAACGCGCTAGCAGAACACGTACTCAAGAGGCGAGGATTCTCCTTTAAAAG ACCAAACTACCCAACCGAAACCACAGAAGAAGAATCAGTGATGGACGACCATGCAGAACTCATGCTCAACGAGACGGATCACATCGTT GAGGAGGACGATGAAGATGAAGACAACCTGGTGGACTTGGAGGCGCTCACCCTGCAGAGCACGCTTCGA gaagcggcggcggtggcggcgtccAAACCTGATGAGATCATGCGCTCCACGCTGGACGTGGCCAAGTGGAACCTGGAAGTAGAAAGGGTCCTACCGCTCCTCAAAGTCACCATCAGGACCGACAACAAG GACTGGAGGGTTCACGTGGACCAGATGCATCAGCACCAGGAGGCCATCAAGTCCTCGCTCCATGAGGCGAAG GGCTACATTGGCAAGCTAGAGGAGGACATCAGCAGGACATTGGAAAAAGTGTCCAGTCGAGAGAAGTACATGAACAAGCAACTGGAAGGCATCATCAGCGAACATCGCGCCGCTCAGGCCAAGCTCAGCGAG GTCAGGGAGCTCTACCAACGCGCCAGCGGGGGCGTGGCCCAAAGGACGCGACTTCTGGCTGAG CTGAGTGAAGAGTTGGAGAAGGTGAAACAAGAGATGGAGGAGCGAGGCAGCAGCATGTCAGATGGAG GCAAACGTCATCGGGTGAGCGAAAGAACACCCTGGGACCACCAACTTCGCTTGGTTGCCAAGGGGACATTTGCCGGAACAACAGCAGCCACCTGGGGGACGG GCTCAAATTGA
- the ift57 gene encoding intraflagellar transport protein 57 homolog isoform X2: MQTCVNMGATSWEASAHTMWNHPSAKNLYQYQKNGGADRPTEVPGQDGRYYKNVSRVPQTTFSAVPQELFNDKIGQKSSMWTTGGVAQRETVPFRNPTSPSWNPSGVVYGHDVVPEHQMHWSRFYQNPPPPYPQNRITISGQSFPGVNKNQTPWQQPNTRPIFQKALPFHPRKFDQEETRWPILKRLSQTIDAETQMPDRVPRTTQVRMPVTSTRKHAQYSLYSSLHTVQGPRSPRTVCTASPEALHVAGDSLQRSAPDNGSHSHHLTPMANITQPQNPDPLELLTTATSSQSCSALQTVANVPPVSNGRPGLFDRLLATARDFFGQTDTCADNIVGGAASPVRNQQDHNFTQPFQPEEVESREDNQSKTPIGVQLQCVPTRNWTREELAVLVRDTHQAQAKSHESSVRFDSKEILNTFWKDPRLFLDNLRTGWYNKVMAESSDFCNEHLTLKTPVLSEAKCDLKLSGLQVLQDGEVYSVPAYSSFWRNINQQLDDIDKEFGVAGDFLHHSRFPAPLSPSSPGTAEGLSPEAKPASPEEEPREQEKGDQKLQRAQEPKMDSAASVSPSADPDDVYSFVIEVLPQEQAKAIYESLNHADEAPTKGDLKGSTKPETSVDKGDSERGKDQSIIELESFCEQSKDDLSGFSYSPKKEMVQNDLDDMAWGITWEDLDFLLGVDAGDKPVDSYHSQDASPPIEQKKDQEMENYATQDFQASEKVIQQDDQQMGNVCQQDGGELVKISQQNDQEMANVCQQDGGELVKIVQQNDHEMANVCQQDDRELAKIIQQNDHEMANVCQQDADKLVKIVQQNDHEMANVCQQDADKLVKIVQQNDHEMANVCQQDADKLVKIVQQNDHEMANVCQQDGGELVKIIQQNDHKTANVCKQDGDELVKIVQQNYHETANVCKQDGGELVKIVQQNDNEMANVCQQDDRELAKVSQQEHEQETIKVPQKDDNQEMANVSQQNFVQEMTNVCRPVLVSPSKVSSEMWPVQGHRGHVKMIPTKLYQGERTLCIADKCLASAKTKRKRTKQSSMNIPCRKKLITKLQRKDVSKHGKETLPENHEMPVELVLFGSARRKSNYTPAHHAPEVLSLSPKGRTSIKQRIYEEWCLPPTKIDGKSKYKSQRKSYTDLSRKQPPLPILTFGKDKCRMSLTLNKRRSRLERPKDAEALKQADDVMLRTATKCHIGKRHRVSERTPWDHQLRLVAKGTFAGTTAATWGTGSN, translated from the exons ATGCAGACTTGTGTAAATATGGGCGCCACCTCATGGGAGGCCTCAGCACACACAATGTGGAACCATCCCAGCGCAAAGAACCTGTACCAATACCAGAAAAATGGTGGTGCCGATCGGCCGACGGAAGTTCCTGGTCAAGACGGCAGATACTACAAGAATGTGTCGCGTGTCCCTCAGACTACCTTCTCCGCTGTTCCACAAGAACTAtttaatgacaaaataggccagaAATCGTCGATGTGGACCACAGGAGGCGTTGCCCAGAGAGAAACTGTACCCTTCAGGAACCCAACCTCTCCATCGTGGAACCCATCAGGAGTGGTCTATGGCCATGATGTTGTACCTGAGCACCAAATGCATTGGAGTAGATTTTACCAGAATCCGCCACCACCATATCCACAGAACCGAATAACAATCAGTGGGCAGAGTTTTCCTGGCGTCAACAAAAATCAGACACCTTGGCAACAGCCAAACACCAGGCCCATATTCCAGAAAGCTTTGCCGTTTCACCCCAGAAAGTTCGATCAAGAGGAAACACGATGGCCGATTCTAAAACGTCTCAGTCAAACAATAGACGCGGAAACACAGATGCCAGATAGGGTGCCACGGACTACACAAGTTAGGATGCCAGTGACATCAACAAGGAAGCACGCACAATACTCTCTGTATTCATCACTTCACACAGTACAGGGTCCTCGATCACCTCGGACCGTCTGCACCGCAAGTCCGGAAGCGTTGCATGTTGCTGGAGATTCGTTACAACGAAGCGCGCCTGACAACGGAAGCCACTCCCATCACCTGACACCAATGGCAAATATTACGCAGCCACAAAATCCTGACCCACTTGAACTCCTCACAACTGCCACCTCGTCACAGAGTTGCTCAGCTCTGCAAACGGTTGCCAACGTGCCACCTGTGTCAAATGGAAGGCCAGGGCTTTTTGACCGGCTTCTGGCAACTGCACGTGATTTCTTTGGCCAGACGGACACGTGTGCAGATAATATAGTGGGTGGGGCAGCAAGCCCTGTTCGGAACCAACAGGACCACAATTTTACACAACCTTTCCAGCCAGAAGAAGTTGAGAGCCGAGAAGATAATCAAAGTAAGACGCCAATCGGTGTTCAACTGCAGTGTGTCCCAACAAGGAATTGGACTCGAGAAGAATTAGCGGTACTTGTCAGGGACACCCATCAAGCCCAGGCAAAGTCTCACGAGTCCTCAGTCCGGTTTGATTCTAAAGAAATACTCAACACGTTCTGGAAAGATCCAAGATTATTTTTAGACAACCTCAGGACAGGCTGGTACAATAAGGTCATGGCAGAGTCGAGTGATTTCTGCAATGAGCACTTGACTCTGAAGACTCCGGTGCTGTCAGAAGCCAAGTGCGACTTGAAACTCAGCGGCCTTCAGGTGTTGCAAGATGGCGAAGTCTACTCTGTACCGGCATACTCCTCCTTCTGGCGGAATATCAACCAACAGCTTGATGACATTGATAAGGAATTTGGCGTGGCGGGTGACTTTCTTCATCACTCCCGTTTTCCAGCGCCGCTTTCGCCCTCTTCACCCGGGACAGCTGAGGGTCTTTCACCAGAGGCCAAACCCGCCTCCCCGGAAGAAGAGCCACGAGAACAggaaaaaggagatcaaaaacTGCAACGGGCTCAAGAGCCCAAGATGGACTCTGCTGCATCTGTGTCTCCCAGTGCAGATCCAGACGACGTCTACTCATTCGTCATTGAAGTTCTGCCCCAAGAGCAAGCCAAAGCCATCTACGAGAGTTTGAATCACGCAGATGAAGCTCCTACCAAGGGGGACCTGAAAGGCTCCACAAAGCCTGAAACAAGTGTAGACAAAGGTGACTCTGAACGAGGAAAGGATCAGTCTATCATCGAGTTGGAGTCTTTCTGTGAACAGTCGAAAGATGACCTTTCTGGTTTCAGTTattccccaaaaaaagagatggTGCAGAATGATTTGGATGATATGGCATGGGGAATCACCTGGGAAGATCTTGACTTCCTCCTTGGTGTGGATGCTGGCGACAAGCCTGTGGATTCCTATCATTCCCAGGATGCTTCTCCACCAATAGAACAAAAAAAGGATCAAGAGATGGAAAATTATGCCACACAGGATTTCCAAGCGTCGGAAAAGGTTATCCAACAAGATGACCAACAGATGGGAAATGTCTGCCAACAAGATGGCGGCGAGTTGGTAAAGATCTCCCAACAAAATGACCAAGAGATGGCAAATGTCTGCCAACAAGATGGCGGCGAGCTGGTAAAGATTGTCCAACAAAATGACCACGAGATGGCAAATGTCTGCCAACAAGATGACAGAGAATTGGCAAAGATTATCCAACAAAATGACCACGAGATGGCAAATGTCTGCCAACAAGATGCCGACAAGTTGGTAAAGATTGTCCAACAAAATGACCACGAGATGGCAAATGTCTGCCAACAAGATGCCGACAAGTTGGTAAAGATTGTCCAACAAAATGACCACGAGATGGCAAATGTCTGCCAACAAGATGCCGACAAGTTGGTAAAGATTGTCCAACAAAATGACCACGAGATGGCAAATGTCTGCCAACAAGATGGCGGCGAGCTGGTAAAGATTATCCAACAAAATGACCACAAGACGGCAAATGTCTGCAAACAAGATGGCGACGAGTTGGTAAAGATCGTCCAACAAAATTACCACGAGACGGCAAATGTCTGCAAACAAGATGGCGGTGAGTTGGTAAAGATCGTCCAACAAAATGACAATGAGATGGCAAATGTCTGCCAACAAGATGACAGAGAACTGGCAAAGGTCTCCCAACAAGAACATGAGCAAGAGACAATAAAGGTTCCCCAAAAAGATGACAACCAAGAGATGGCAAACGTTTCACAACAAAACTTTGTCCAAGAAATGACAAATGTCTGCCGGCCAGTCTTAGTTTCACCATCCAAGGTTTCTTCTGAAATGTGGCCAGTCCAGGGTCACCGTGGCCATGTGAAAATGATCCCCACCAAACTATACCAAGGCGAGAGGACGCTCTGCATTGCGGACAAATGTTTAGCCTCCGCAAAGACAAAGCGCAAAAGAACCAAGCAGTCCAGCATGAACATTCCCTGCCGGAAGAAGCTGATAACGAAACTTCAACGTAAAGATGTCAGCAAACACGGCAAAGAAACTCTGCCGGAAAACCACGAGATGCCTGTGGAGCTGGTCCTCTTTGGCTCAGCCAGACGCAAATCTAATTACACTCCGGCCCATCACGCGCCAGAGGTTCTGAGCTTGTCTCCCAAAGGAAGGACTTCGATCAAACAGCGGATCTACGAAGAATGGTGTCTACCTCCCACCAAAATTGACGGCAAAAGCAAATACAAATCTCAGAGGAAGTCTTACACGGACCTGTCCAGAAAACAGCCCCCTTTGCCCATCTTGACATTCGGCAAAGACAAATGCAGAATGTCTCTGACGCTGAACAAAAGAAGGTCCAGGCTGGAAAGACCCAAGGATGCCGAGGCACTCAAACAAGCTGATGATGTGATGCTGAGGACCGCCACCAAGTGTCATATCG GCAAACGTCATCGGGTGAGCGAAAGAACACCCTGGGACCACCAACTTCGCTTGGTTGCCAAGGGGACATTTGCCGGAACAACAGCAGCCACCTGGGGGACGG GCTCAAATTGA
- the ift57 gene encoding intraflagellar transport protein 57 homolog isoform X3 — protein MAENGRRGWEDEERGPGALHHGFVLMEALLEKLKILNCDQELLEKHNMKPLSRHYFVSSPYLAANPGEQFYVFTIMAAWLINSMGRSFTRPQEDDEPTATSANILAELRALGVKVDFPPSKLKSGSGEHVCFVLNALAEHVLKRRGFSFKRPNYPTETTEEESVMDDHAELMLNETDHIVEEDDEDEDNLVDLEALTLQSTLREAAAVAASKPDEIMRSTLDVAKWNLEVERVLPLLKVTIRTDNKDWRVHVDQMHQHQEAIKSSLHEAKGYIGKLEEDISRTLEKVSSREKYMNKQLEGIISEHRAAQAKLSEVRELYQRASGGVAQRTRLLAELSEELEKVKQEMEERGSSMSDGAAVVKIKQSASKLKQEIVRMDVRAGVVAHMLLHAKLKHKSDISFHMHASPAV, from the exons ATGGCGGAGAACGGTCGCCGCGGCTGGGAGGATGAGGAACGCGGACCGGGAGCTCTTCATCATGGCTTCGTTCTCATGGAGGCGCTCTTGGAGAAGCTGAAAATATTAAACTGTGaccaggagctgctggaaaaacacaacatgaaGCCCCTATCCAG ACattactttgtgtccagccctTACCTGGCAGCCAATCCGGGCGAGCAGTTTTACGTATTCACCATCATGGCCGCCTGGCTCATCAACAGCATGGGCAGAAGCTTCACCAGACCTCAGGAGGACGACGAGCCCACCGCAACCAGCGCCAACATCCTGGCTGAGCTCAGGGCCCTC GGTGTGAAGGTGGACTTCCCGCCATCCAAGCTGAAGTCTGGTTCAGGCGAGCACGTATGCTTCGTATTGAACGCGCTAGCAGAACACGTACTCAAGAGGCGAGGATTCTCCTTTAAAAG ACCAAACTACCCAACCGAAACCACAGAAGAAGAATCAGTGATGGACGACCATGCAGAACTCATGCTCAACGAGACGGATCACATCGTT GAGGAGGACGATGAAGATGAAGACAACCTGGTGGACTTGGAGGCGCTCACCCTGCAGAGCACGCTTCGA gaagcggcggcggtggcggcgtccAAACCTGATGAGATCATGCGCTCCACGCTGGACGTGGCCAAGTGGAACCTGGAAGTAGAAAGGGTCCTACCGCTCCTCAAAGTCACCATCAGGACCGACAACAAG GACTGGAGGGTTCACGTGGACCAGATGCATCAGCACCAGGAGGCCATCAAGTCCTCGCTCCATGAGGCGAAG GGCTACATTGGCAAGCTAGAGGAGGACATCAGCAGGACATTGGAAAAAGTGTCCAGTCGAGAGAAGTACATGAACAAGCAACTGGAAGGCATCATCAGCGAACATCGCGCCGCTCAGGCCAAGCTCAGCGAG GTCAGGGAGCTCTACCAACGCGCCAGCGGGGGCGTGGCCCAAAGGACGCGACTTCTGGCTGAG CTGAGTGAAGAGTTGGAGAAGGTGAAACAAGAGATGGAGGAGCGAGGCAGCAGCATGTCAGATGGAG CGGCGGTGGTGAAGATCAAGCAGAGCGCCAGCAAGCTGAAGCAGGAGATTGTGCGCATGGACGTGCGTGCCGGCGTGGTGGCGCACATGCTGCTGCACGCCAAACTCAAGCACAAGTCCGACATTAGCTTCCACATGCACGCCTCTCCCGCCGTCTGA